The DNA region AATCCGAACATTAGGCCACGCTGACAAAAAGGACGAACCATGGTGGCCAGTTCTGAAGACCCCAAAAGACCTCATCCAAATCATCACAACCATTGTATGGGTTACATCTGGCCACCATGCTGCCGTCAACTTCGGACAGTACACTTACGCAGGTTATTTTCCCAACCGGCCAACCGTCGCCAGAACAAATATGCCCACCGAAGAACCTTCtgaagaattttggaaaaacttctTGAAAAAGCCCGAAGGCGCGCTCTTACAATGCTTCCCTTCACAAATTCAAGCGACAAGAGTGATGGCTGTTTTGGACATCCTATCAAATCATTCTCCGGACGAGGAGTATTTGGGAGACACAATAGAGCCTGCGTGGGCCGAAGACCCGATCATTAAGGCGGCCTTTGAACGGTTTAACGGGAGGTTGACAGAGATTGAAGGGACTGTCGATGAGAGGAATGCTAACAGGAACTTGAAGAATAGGAGCGGAGCTGGAGTTGTGCCATATGAGCTTTTGAAGCCATTCTCCAAGCCTGGAGTGACTGGAAAGGGGGTTCCCTATAgcatttccatttaaaaaaatctattctCATTTTGATTCCACGAATAATTATAACAATTACGTCAAGTTATGAcattttattttgctattgcTTTCCCTATGGTTTGTCCATAAAATATTTCAGAAAACCCCATTACATGCCAAAGAAAACACCTGTTttgacaccaaaaaaaaaaaaaaaacccaaaaacatcTAAAGGTCTTAACTTTGTGATCGCACATTACAATTTTTAGATCGCGTCGAAAGTTTCAAGATGTGCTAACTTCAGCGTACACTCGGTTGCTAAATGGGCCACTTCCCACAATGTGTTTGAAAGCATACCCGCTTGTTCCctttttttctcctccattCGGATTAAGACTGGGAGAGACCCACCTTTGTAATCCTCTCCCCTtttgattagaagaaaaaaaaaaaattacaattttcaGATCTACACACTGGCAAATTTAAAGTAAGATTGAGTAATTGGTCTTTATCTGAAATCAAATTTGACACTTGATTATGAGAAAAGTCCAGGCtgcaaaagaagagagagacaaCGAGGTGGTGTCTCATCAGCTTCCAGCAAGACTAGAGCATTTTATTCCATAGAAACCGGAACGTGCATGAACAACTTACATTACCAGCAGACGATCAGATATAGATACACATAAAAACAATCCATTATATTGATGGTTAAATAGAGACTCATAATGCATAATCGACCTTGACACTTGATCCTTGTAGACTTCACATCTTTGAAAGTGTGTAGTCCATCACGTCCACAAGAAAATCTACAACCACAGAGATAGACAATTGCTTGgattaggaaaaaaagagaaaagatataGACAGCTGCTTGGAATAGCAACAAGggtaaaacaaaagaagaaaaaccaacCAGCATCTTCCTTAGTGAAGCAGAGGGGAGGTGTGATCCTAAATACATTTCCATGAAACCCCCCCTTCCCGACCAGCACTCCCAATTCTGAGATATCAGAGTAAAATTTTATCAATACAAATTAACTGTGTAtgtacacacacacagagagagagagagagagagagagagacctttcATCTGGTCCATAAGATGTAAAATTTCAGCCTTTGCTGGAGTTTTTAGCTGACGGTCAGTTACGAGTTCAATTCCAAGCATCAAACCTCTTCCCCTCACGTCCCCAAtaactgcatatatatatacaagaggTCTTATGCAAAGAAGAGAAACAATCAAGAAATTTTTAGATGATGTTCAGATCATGTGATATTTAAAACAAATAGAGAGGAACTATACTTTCGTGCTTGTCCTTAAGGGAAGTAAGACGCTCTTTCAGATATGACCCGACAACGAATGCATTCTGCTGAAGCTTTTCCTTCTCAATTACTCTCAGAACAGCTAAACCACCAGCAGCGCATACAGGGTTTCCCCCAAACGTGTTAAAGTAAGTGCGGTATGTCAAGACCTTTGCAATCTCAGGAGTTGTTACCACTGCACCAATGGGAATGCCATTTCCAATTCCCTGGGGAAACAATAGAAAGAGAAAGCTCAACTTCTGAAACTAAAAGCATTACATACCCAAGCATATAAAGTGCATAAAATTGTCACCGGCAAACACAAATGAGCCTTCTAAAGATCTTCTAAGAATGTCTAGCAGAACTTTTAAGTATTTCGCAGTAGAAGAAAGAAGTGCCAAAGTTGGTTTTACTTGAATCTACATTTACCATCTCTATACTTTGTGCAAACAAGCAATTGGCATCAGACAATAATTAAGTATGAATGCATCTGGTGCAATGGGGAAGCAGTAAACCATGCACATGATGTGAAACAAACCAGCAAAGGTTGATTTTCTCGCATCCAGTGTTTAATGGATTATCATTTGTGGAATCTAACAATTCGATGATATTTGAATGTAGCAGAATTAGGTGGAATAATAGTAAAGGGGAAGAGAGTCATGCACCTTCTCTATTCACCATCTGAACATAATTTTCCAAAGATAAGCTCGGTTTTCCAATGGCAACTCTatttcacatcatttttatctcataacaTGACATGTTTAATCAGGTGTTCATTACTAAATGCTTTCTATGTCATAAACTAGCACAGGCAATTTCTCAAAATGATGCTATGCTTGAATATTTCTGTTAACTCCCTAAAAGCATTGGGCAAGGAATGCAAATAGAGGTCTAAGATGATCAGGAAAGGAGGGATGCCAGCGGCGGCCAGGAGGATCTACCTTTGCCATAGTCACAATATCAGGCACAACATCATGTGCCTCGAAGCCCCAGAAATGACTGCCTGTCCGAGCAAACCCTGACTGAACCTCATCAGCTATACAGAGGCCCCCTGCCTTTCTAATACTACTATAAACAGCTGGCAGGTAACCAGGAGCCAACTCCAGAATCCCACCTACTCCCTGTCAATCATGAAGCGTCCACTTAGAAATGAACAAAATTAACCATCTCTGAGTTAGAATCACACAAAAGCAAGTCTGTGTGTGTGTCCCGTGTGTCTGTCTGCGGTTTATTGGCAATATTACCTGTATGGCTTCTGCAATAAATCCAGCTACGCGACCGCAAGTTCCATAGTCAATTATCTCTTGAACATCCCCAGCATATTTTACTCCATCTGAACCAAACACCCCTCGATACTGGTCCGGGTTCAGGGCATGATGAACTCCAATCTGTTGCCATAAACATAGTATCAGCATTAAAAATGAGTGGAAGTTGGATTTTTGCATGTTCATTCTTACAACAATATAACAAGCATTTCTATGCATATATTAAATACTTGGAGACATCTCAGCAAAAAGCGAGACTGATTCAATTGTGAAAATATACCTGAACagtattgaatttgtaattaCTTTGAGCAGTAGCTCCCATCGTCCCAGCTGCATTCCCATGATACCCGTTTCTAAGTGAAATGATATCATGGCAGCCCGTATACAACCGTGCCATCATCAAAGCCAGTTCGTTAGCTTCAGTCCCAGAATTTGTGAAGAAAACAACCTAAAAGCTCATCCAATTTCATAAAGCCAGCGCAAAcaataacaacataaaaaatgaaTCATCTAGAGCCAGAAGCCAAGCAATATACCTTGAGATCTCCGGGCAGCTTAGATGCCAGAGCCTCTGCAAAGTCTGCAATGGCATGATTAAGATACAGAACCGTGGAATGCTGCAAGCGctttgtttggttaataattGCTGCCACCACATCCGGATGACAGTGGCCACAACACACAGTGGCTATTCCACCAAAGGCATCCAGATACCTACGGCCATTTTCGTCATACAAATACTGCATTTTCCCATCAACCAAATTCAActgtaaaacaaaacaaaaactttatcACTGGCATTCCAAGATCACCCACTTGTCcaaatctctaaaaaaaaaaagtagtattgatttgatttctaTGTATCTACATCTATCTACCAAATTCAACTgtaaaaacacaacacaaactTTATCAAATACCAAACATCACTCGCATTCCAAGATCACCCACTCGTATaaatctccaaaaaaaaaaaaaaaggtactatTCCATTGATTTAGATACATCTAAATCCATCTACCAAATTGAACtgtaaaacaaaacacaaacttTACCACTACCGAACGTCACTAGCATTCCAAGAGCACCCACTTGTCTGCATCTCCAACAATTAGAATTGCATTTGATTTCTATGTATTTCTATgagataaaagaagaaagaattgaaCTTACAGGGTTCTTGAATAAGTGCACTATGGAAGGGCTGAGGTACTCCTTGCGCTTCTTCGAGATCTCAGCTGCAGATGGGCCAGTATAGGGTGGTGGAGTGTAATCGAAGTGGGGCATTTTGGGTATGAGAAAATCATCGTTCTCTTTGAGAACGCTTTGGGTATGTGAATGGGCTAGCTGGGAGAGGCAGCGATGCCTCGGGTGGTAATTTCTGTGAGATAGTGTGCTTTGGAAGATCCTCTTCATCTTCTCCATAGCCAGAACTTTTGCTCTCTGCATCTTGCAAAAAGGAagcaaaattgtgtttgagttGAACGCCCGGTTATCGTGACGGATATGTAGATGAGATCAGAGGAGATGAGATGAGAATCATGAGATTACCTATCACCTGTTGGTTACTGGGGGTTCGCCACTTTTCTCTCTATCTAAACTTTCTATGAttttttgaatctttgatgCACCACGTGTAGAGTTTAATTTcgtttgttttattattaaaaatagacAATGACTAGGATAGTGGAGGGTGTGAAAATTGAAACATGCCAAATCCTAGTAGTTCGTTCATTTAATAGACCATGATTATCTCATTGTCTGCGTACGGTTGGATTCTATCTCTTCTTTGCCTGTGCTCCTTGGACCTGTACTAAATGGAAGCTCAAAAGATAAAGGgactttaaacaattaaaaacaattaaaaacaattacGTGATAAATGAATGTGAAGTGTGacgttattttttttgtgagacTTTGATTTGAACTAATTAGACTTAATTTTTATGATGCAATAGCAACTAAGCTCTCTCTTGATTTACATTAATAACTGTTTTTCAATGTCTCCCTCTTCTTGGATTAAACCTTATTGTTAGGGAACTCGCATCCGCTCGCTTGTTAGTTTCTCTGTAACtctttctaattgaataagaaaaataaaaccgtCATAGATACCTAAAATATGTTGCATCAtcaatacttaaaataaaataaaaaagactaaaatatcaaCGGCCCTTAGATTGTTGGAAGATGGTCAAACAACTCTTAAGCCTATTTGAGGTTTAATCAACCACCTCTCTTAGTTTGGACGATTTAAACACCCTTATTGGTTAGTTTAAGGATGACCGACCACctcaaaaattattta from Corylus avellana chromosome ca10, CavTom2PMs-1.0 includes:
- the LOC132164578 gene encoding alanine--glyoxylate aminotransferase 2 homolog 2, mitochondrial-like isoform X2, which encodes MEKMKRIFQSTLSHRNYHPRHRCLSQLAHSHTQSVLKENDDFLIPKMPHFDYTPPPYTGPSAAEISKKRKEYLSPSIVHLFKNPLNLVDGKMQYLYDENGRRYLDAFGGIATVCCGHCHPDVVAAIINQTKRLQHSTVLYLNHAIADFAEALASKLPGDLKVVFFTNSGTEANELALMMARLYTGCHDIISLRNGYHGNAAGTMGATAQSNYKFNTVQIGVHHALNPDQYRGVFGSDGVKYAGDVQEIIDYGTCGRVAGFIAEAIQGVGGILELAPGYLPAVYSSIRKAGGLCIADEVQSGFARTGSHFWGFEAHDVVPDIVTMAKGIGNGIPIGAVVTTPEIAKVLTYRTYFNTFGGNPVCAAGGLAVLRVIEKEKLQQNAFVVGSYLKERLTSLKDKHEIIGDVRGRGLMLGIELVTDRQLKTPAKAEILHLMDQMKELGVLVGKGGFHGNVFRITPPLCFTKEDADFLVDVMDYTLSKM
- the LOC132164578 gene encoding alanine--glyoxylate aminotransferase 2 homolog 2, mitochondrial-like isoform X1, translating into MQRAKVLAMEKMKRIFQSTLSHRNYHPRHRCLSQLAHSHTQSVLKENDDFLIPKMPHFDYTPPPYTGPSAAEISKKRKEYLSPSIVHLFKNPLNLVDGKMQYLYDENGRRYLDAFGGIATVCCGHCHPDVVAAIINQTKRLQHSTVLYLNHAIADFAEALASKLPGDLKVVFFTNSGTEANELALMMARLYTGCHDIISLRNGYHGNAAGTMGATAQSNYKFNTVQIGVHHALNPDQYRGVFGSDGVKYAGDVQEIIDYGTCGRVAGFIAEAIQGVGGILELAPGYLPAVYSSIRKAGGLCIADEVQSGFARTGSHFWGFEAHDVVPDIVTMAKGIGNGIPIGAVVTTPEIAKVLTYRTYFNTFGGNPVCAAGGLAVLRVIEKEKLQQNAFVVGSYLKERLTSLKDKHEIIGDVRGRGLMLGIELVTDRQLKTPAKAEILHLMDQMKELGVLVGKGGFHGNVFRITPPLCFTKEDADFLVDVMDYTLSKM